Proteins found in one Triticum urartu cultivar G1812 chromosome 4, Tu2.1, whole genome shotgun sequence genomic segment:
- the LOC125552452 gene encoding uncharacterized protein At1g01500-like, translating to MGEIPEPEVPKPTPEPSSWLSLRVFYLRLSRCEVDESMLDTLTITHAPLTSDTVLEVNGDRPRSTGNHHGHVSCPLRRDRVDAASREASFVSTATVRMAGSVRFEVRVGGGERLLVGIMEMCDVAEEKKGWVMKCQVAMQRCSGFLKGGGEEGAKSPMVEVYVASLFRGNPVVFTKAMKLRLRRTRQVKAPFMEPIPECGEHAGDDAKETPSDQKHDPQESEYRCYKPEPAMDDVDYDSLYMGSAGLEGGDSELSWFTAGVRVGVGISLGIFLGVGIGAGLLARSYQSTSRSMRRRLISGLL from the exons ATGGGCGAAATTCCCGAACCAGAGGTTCCCAAGCCCACGCCGGAGCCGTCGTCGTGGCTCAGCCTGAGAGTCTTCTACCTGCGGCTGAGCAGGTGCGAGGTGGACGAATCCATGCTGGACACCCTGACCATCACCCACGCCCCGCTCACCTCCGACACCGTCCTGGAGGTGAACGGCGACAGGCCAAGAAGCACCGGCAACCACCACGGCCACGTCTCGTGCCCCCTCCGCAGGGACCGCGTGGACGCCGCGTCGCGCGAGGCCTCCTTCGTCAGCACGGCGACCGTGAGGATGGCCGGGAGCGTGCGCTTCGAGGTCCgcgtcggcggcggcgagagGCTCCTCGTGGGGATCATGGAGATGTGCGACGTggcggaggagaagaaggggTGGGTCATGAAGTGCCAGGTCGCCATGCAGCGGTGCTCGGGGTTCCTGAAAGGCGGCGGGGAGGAGGGTGCCAAGTCGCCGATGGTCGAGGTGTACGTGGCGAGCCTGTTCCGGGGCAACCCGGTCGTGTTCACCAAGGCGATGAAGCTGCGGCTCAGGAGGACGCGCCAGGTCAAGGCGCCGTTCATGGAGCCCATCCCCGAGTGCGGCGAGCACGCCGGCGACGACGCGAAAGAAACGCCGTCTGACCAGAAGCATGATCCACAG GAATCGGAGTACAGGTGCTACAAGCCGGAGCCGGCCATGGACGACGTCGACTACGACAGCTTGTACATGGGATCGGCGGGGCTGGAAGGCGGGGACAGCGAGCTCTCGTGGTTCACGGCCGGCGTCAGAGTGGGCGTGGGCATCAGCCTGGGCATCTTCCTCGGCGTCGGCATCGGCGCTGGACTCCTGGCCCGTT